One genomic segment of Coffea arabica cultivar ET-39 chromosome 6e, Coffea Arabica ET-39 HiFi, whole genome shotgun sequence includes these proteins:
- the LOC113695617 gene encoding acetolactate synthase 2, chloroplastic-like produces the protein MAAAAANFTAPSSTSTTSTISKHLSHSSANPLNNSFLPKFTLPFSQIPKNPTLHHRRRGGHYTPIVTNVLSTSTETPKPSSSSSSSTTSTNTTGSPFVSRFGPDEPRKGCDVLVEALEREGVTDVFAYPGGASMEIHQALTRSKIIRNVLPRHEQGGVFAAEGYARASGVPGVCIATSGPGATNLVSGLADALLDSVPIVAITGQVPRRMIGTDAFQETPIVEVTRSITKHNYLVLNVEDIPRIVREAFYLARTGRPGPVLIDVPKDIQQQMVVPDWDQPMRLAGYVSRLPRPPNELYLEQVLRLIGESKKPVLYVGGGCLNSSEELRRFVELTGIPVASTLMGLGAYPCSDKEYSLQMLGMHGTVYANYAVDRSDLLLAFGVRFDDRVTGKLEAFASRAKIVHIDIDSAEIGKNKQPHVSICADVKLALEGLNSMLEARGNKLKLDFSAWREELKEQKVKFPLSFKTFDDAIPPQFAIQLLDELTNGNAIVSTGVGQHQMWAAQFYKYNRPRQWLTSGGLGAMGFGLPAAVGAAVARPDAVVVDIDGDGSFIMNVQELATIRVENLPIKIMLLNNQHLGMVVQWEDRFYKSNRAHTYLGNPSKESEIFPDMLKFAEACNIPAARVTKKEDLRAAIQEMLDTPGPYLLDVIVPHQEHVLPMIPSNGAFKDVITDGDGRTVY, from the coding sequence ATggccgccgccgccgccaaCTTCACCGCTCCGAGCTCCACTTCTACCACCTCCACCATCTCTAAACACCTCTCTCACTCTTCCGCCAACCCCCTGAACAACAGTTTCCTTCCCAAATTTACCCTCCCATTCTCCCAAATCCCCAAAAATCCCACTCTCCACCACCGCCGCCGCGGAGGCCATTACACTCCGATTGTCACCAACGTCCTCTCCACCTCCACCGAGACGCCTAAACCCTCCtcatcctcctcctcttccaCCACCTCCACCAACACCACTGGCAGCCCGTTTGTTTCCAGATTTGGCCCTGATGAGCCACGAAAAGGCTGCGATGTCCTCGTCGAAGCCCTAGAAAGAGAAGGCGTGACCGATGTCTTTGCGTACCCAGGTGGCGCCTCCATGGAGATCCACCAAGCTCTCACCCGCTCGAAAATCATCCGTAACGTCCTCCCCCGCCACGAACAGGGCGGTGTCTTCGCGGCGGAAGGGTACGCCAGGGCTTCTGGTGTGCCAGGTGTTTGTATTGCGACTTCTGGCCCTGGTGCGACGAATCTTGTCAGTGGCTTGGCTGATGCGCTCCTTGACAGCGTTCCGATTGTGGCCATCACCGGCCAAGTTCCCCGGCGAATGATCGGCACGGATGCTTTCCAGGAAACTCCTATTGTCGAGGTAACTCGGTCCATTACTAAGCATAATTATCTGGTTTTGAATGTTGAAGACATTCCTCGAATTGTTCGTGAGGCTTTCTACCTCGCTAGAACTGGCCGGCCTGGCCCGGTTTTGATTGATGTTCCTAAGGATATACAGCAACAGATGGTTGTTCCTGATTGGGACCAACCAATGAGGTTGGCTGGATATGTATCCAGGTTGCCTCGGCCGCCTAATGAGCTGTACTTAGAGCAGGTCTTGAGGTTGATCGGTGAGTCGAAAAAGCCGGTGTTGTATGTCGGAGGAGGGTGTCTGAATTCGAGCGAGGAGCTTAGGCGATTTGTAGAGCTCACAGGGATCCCTGTGGCGAGTACTCTAATGGGGTTGGGAGCTTATCCCTGTTCTGACAAAGAGTATTCGTTACAAATGCTGGGGATGCATGGGACTGTTTATGCCAATTATGCTGTGGATAGAAGCGATTTGTTGCTTGCATTTGGGGTGAGGTTTGATGACCGTGTGACTGGGAAGTTAGAGGCATTTGCTAGTCGAGCTAAGATTGTTCACATTGACATTGATTCTGCAGAGATTGGGAAAAATAAGCAGCCACATGTGTCCATTTGTGCTGATGTGAAATTGGCTTTGGAAGGGTTGAATTCAATGTTGGAGGCAAGAGGGAATAAATTGAAACTGGATTTTTCGGCTTGGAGGGAAGAGTTGAAGGAGCAGAAGGTGAAGTTTCCTTTGAGTTTCAAGACTTTTGATGATGCTATTCCTCCACAATTTGCAATTCAGCTTCTTGATGAGTTGACAAACGGGAATGCGATTGTTAGTACTGGTGTAGGACAACACCAGATGTGGGCTGCTCAGTTTTACAAGTATAATAGGCCTCGACAATGGTTGACATCCGGGGGGTTAGGAGCTATGGGTTTCGGATTGCCTGCTGCAGTTGGTGCTGCTGTTgcgagacctgatgcggttgtTGTGGACATTGATGGGGATGGAAGCTTCATCATGAATGTGCAGGAGTTGGCCACAATTCGAGTGGAAAATCTACCAATTAAGATTATGCTTTTGAATAACCAGCATCTGGGTATGGTTGTTCAGTGGGAGGACAGGTTCTATAAGTCTAATAGAGCACATACTTATTTGGGAAATCCTTCAAAAGAGTCAGAGATTTTCCCTGACATGCTGAAGTTCGCTGAGGCTTGTAATATCCCTGCTGCGCGAGTAACAAAGAAGGAAGATCTTAGGGCCGCAATTCAAGAGATGCTTGATACCCCTGGTCCATACTTGCTGGATGTAATAGTGCCACATCAGGAGCATGTGTTACCTATGATTCCTAGTAATGGAGCATTCAAAGATGTGATAACTGATGGTGATGGTAGAACAGTATATTGA